In the Nitrospirota bacterium genome, one interval contains:
- a CDS encoding glycosyltransferase family 2 protein, whose product MTAPRDLARSCWVVIPAYNEAETVRDVAMRARQQCPNVIVVDDGSTDGTARALAGLDITLIHNEENRGKAGSLQRGFEHALAHGALGIITLDADGQHAPEEIPIFLTASVNAPDAFLVGIRPRDKRKTSFWRYGANRVADFWISWAAGQLIDDTQSGFRLYPATLLRRIDLAEGKERSFVFESEVLIEASHVGTSIGMVTVGVAPRMGSRLSHFRPVYDIAKITLMVAARLLSRGMYPAGLYRVVREWIGPSSAEGLSRTDKLAKSSRK is encoded by the coding sequence ATGACTGCGCCGCGCGACCTCGCCCGTTCATGCTGGGTCGTGATCCCGGCCTACAATGAGGCGGAAACGGTGCGCGATGTGGCGATGCGCGCGCGGCAACAATGTCCGAACGTCATCGTCGTGGACGACGGCTCAACCGACGGCACGGCCCGTGCCCTGGCCGGTCTGGATATCACCCTGATACATAATGAAGAGAACAGAGGAAAGGCCGGCAGCCTCCAGCGCGGATTCGAGCATGCCTTGGCCCACGGAGCCCTCGGCATCATCACGCTCGATGCAGACGGGCAACATGCGCCGGAAGAGATTCCGATCTTTCTTACGGCTTCCGTGAATGCTCCCGATGCGTTTCTTGTCGGAATCCGCCCGCGAGACAAGCGGAAGACGTCATTCTGGCGATATGGCGCGAATCGCGTTGCAGATTTTTGGATTTCATGGGCCGCCGGTCAACTCATCGACGATACGCAATCCGGGTTCCGGTTGTATCCCGCGACATTGTTGAGACGCATTGATCTCGCAGAGGGAAAAGAGCGGAGCTTCGTATTTGAAAGCGAAGTCCTGATTGAAGCCAGTCATGTGGGTACTTCGATCGGGATGGTTACCGTCGGGGTTGCGCCTCGGATGGGTTCAAGGCTCAGCCATTTTAGGCCGGTATATGACATCGCGAAGATTACGCTTATGGTCGCCGCGAGATTGCTCTCGCGAGGGATGTATCCGGCAGGCTTGTATCGCGTTGTCAGGGAGTGGATCGGTCCTTCGTCCGCGGAAGGCCTTTCGCGGACCGATAAGCTTGCCAAGTCTTCACGTAAGTAA